From a single Bacillus pumilus genomic region:
- a CDS encoding peptidase U32 family protein translates to MALLKDGISEMIDEKRVITKKPELLAPAGNLEKLKIAVHYGADAVFIGGKEFGLRSNADNFSIEEMAEGVAFASKYGARIYVTTNIFAHNENMDGLEEYLQGIEGAGVAGIIVADPLIIETCKRVAPKLEVHLSTQQSLSNWKAVQFWKEEGLERVVLARETSALEIREMKEKVDIEIETFIHGAMCIAYSGRCVLSNHMTARDSNRGGCCQSCRWDYDLYKLEGSEEAPLFADEDAAFAMSPKDLKLVESIPQMIEMGIDSLKIEGRMKSIHYVATVVSVYRKVIDAYCADPDHFVIQQEWLDELDKCANRDTAPAFFEGVPGTDEQMFGIHGKKTTFDFAGLVLHYDEKEQIVTLQQRNFFKAGDEVEFFGPEIENFTCKIETIWDEKGHELDAARHPLQIVKFKLDQKVYPSNMMRKGK, encoded by the coding sequence ATGGCCCTTTTAAAAGATGGTATTTCTGAAATGATTGACGAGAAACGTGTCATTACAAAAAAACCAGAATTGCTTGCACCAGCAGGAAACTTAGAAAAGCTGAAAATTGCTGTACATTACGGAGCAGACGCCGTTTTTATTGGTGGAAAAGAATTTGGGCTTCGCTCAAATGCCGATAACTTTTCAATTGAAGAAATGGCTGAGGGCGTCGCATTTGCAAGCAAATACGGTGCACGAATTTATGTAACGACAAATATCTTTGCCCACAACGAAAACATGGATGGGCTGGAGGAATATCTTCAAGGGATTGAAGGCGCTGGAGTAGCGGGCATTATTGTGGCTGATCCGCTCATCATTGAAACATGTAAACGTGTCGCACCGAAGCTTGAAGTTCATTTAAGCACACAGCAATCTCTTTCGAACTGGAAAGCTGTTCAGTTTTGGAAAGAAGAAGGACTTGAGCGAGTGGTGCTTGCACGTGAGACAAGTGCGCTGGAAATTAGAGAAATGAAAGAAAAGGTTGATATTGAAATTGAAACATTCATTCACGGTGCGATGTGTATTGCATATTCGGGCCGCTGCGTACTCAGTAACCACATGACGGCAAGAGATTCTAACCGTGGTGGCTGCTGTCAGTCTTGCCGCTGGGATTATGACCTTTATAAACTAGAAGGTTCTGAGGAAGCGCCATTATTTGCAGATGAAGATGCTGCGTTTGCGATGAGTCCCAAAGATTTAAAACTTGTCGAATCCATCCCTCAAATGATCGAAATGGGAATCGACAGCTTAAAAATCGAAGGGCGGATGAAATCAATTCATTATGTGGCAACTGTCGTGAGTGTGTATCGCAAAGTGATTGACGCCTATTGTGCTGATCCGGATCATTTTGTCATTCAGCAAGAATGGTTAGATGAATTAGATAAATGCGCAAACCGTGATACAGCGCCAGCCTTTTTCGAAGGTGTACCAGGAACGGATGAACAAATGTTTGGCATTCATGGAAAGAAAACAACATTTGATTTCGCTGGTCTCGTTCTTCATTACGATGAAAAAGAACAAATCGTCACATTGCAGCAGCGTAACTTCTTTAAAGCTGGCGACGAAGTAGAGTTCTTCGGACCAGAAATTGAGAATTTCACATGCAAAATTGAGACGATCTGGGATGAAAAAGGACATGAACTGGATGCCGCTCGTCATCCGCTGCAAATCGTGAAATTCAAGCTCGATCAAAAAGTATACCCTAGCAACATGATGAGAAAGGGGAAATAA
- a CDS encoding peptidase U32 family protein, translating into MKKPELLVTPSKVSDVLPLIEAGADAFLIGEQTYGIRLAGEFSREDVKQTVELAHAHQKKVYVAMNAIFHNDRVPLLGDYLSYLDALHVDGVVFGDPAVIMAAKETGVNLNLHWSTETTGTNYYTCNYWGRKGATRAVLAKELNMDSVIDIKENAEVEIEIQVHGMTCMFQSKRTLIGNYFEYQGKQMDVEGRNMEEGLFLHDQERHNKYPIFEDANGTHIMSPNDVCMIDELEEFVDAGIDSFKIDGILKSLSYMTEVTSLYRKAIDLLAADKDAYEDQKEDWVKRIEEIQPVNRSIDTGFFFKETVY; encoded by the coding sequence ATGAAAAAACCAGAATTGCTTGTGACGCCAAGCAAGGTGTCAGACGTACTTCCATTAATCGAGGCGGGAGCTGATGCATTCTTAATTGGCGAACAAACATACGGCATTCGTCTTGCAGGGGAGTTTTCAAGAGAAGATGTGAAACAGACAGTTGAACTTGCACATGCGCATCAAAAAAAAGTGTATGTGGCAATGAATGCGATTTTTCATAATGACCGTGTGCCATTGCTTGGAGATTATTTATCCTATCTCGATGCATTACACGTAGATGGCGTCGTCTTTGGAGACCCAGCTGTGATCATGGCAGCGAAGGAAACAGGTGTAAACCTGAATCTTCACTGGAGTACGGAAACAACTGGGACAAACTATTACACTTGTAACTACTGGGGCAGAAAAGGCGCAACGCGTGCTGTGCTTGCCAAAGAACTAAACATGGACAGTGTAATCGACATCAAAGAAAACGCTGAGGTCGAAATCGAAATACAAGTTCATGGCATGACATGTATGTTCCAATCAAAACGTACGCTCATCGGCAACTACTTTGAATATCAGGGCAAACAAATGGACGTTGAAGGCAGAAACATGGAGGAAGGCCTTTTCCTTCATGACCAAGAACGTCATAACAAATACCCCATTTTCGAGGATGCAAACGGCACACATATTATGAGTCCGAATGATGTGTGTATGATTGATGAATTAGAAGAATTTGTTGACGCAGGCATTGACTCATTTAAAATTGACGGAATTTTAAAGTCACTTTCTTATATGACAGAGGTGACGTCACTATATAGAAAAGCAATTGATTTATTAGCGGCTGACAAAGATGCTTATGAAGATCAGAAAGAGGACTGGGTGAAGCGAATCGAAGAGATCCAGCCAGTGAATCGTTCGATTGATACAGGATTCTTCTTTAAAGAAACGGTTTATTAA
- a CDS encoding O-methyltransferase, whose protein sequence is MTIEDDQINDYIEHLIHPSPDAITQLEVYAKEHHVPIMEKVSIELLLQLLSMKKPKKILEVGTAIGYSAIRMATALPDAEIFTIERNAKRYEEATRNIEELKLKERIHVFFGDAMESAKTVQTMAPYDVIFIDAAKGQYKRFFELFEPMLAHDGMIITDNVLFKGLVATNYEEEIEDKRKKQLIGKIDRYNQWLMSNPEFQTCIIPVGDGIAISTKRGDQS, encoded by the coding sequence ATGACTATCGAAGATGATCAAATCAATGATTATATTGAACATTTAATTCACCCAAGTCCTGATGCAATCACTCAATTAGAGGTATATGCAAAAGAGCATCATGTGCCAATTATGGAAAAGGTGAGCATTGAACTTTTGCTGCAGCTGCTATCAATGAAAAAGCCGAAGAAAATTCTTGAGGTTGGGACAGCGATTGGCTACTCTGCCATTCGAATGGCGACAGCTCTGCCGGATGCTGAAATTTTCACGATTGAGCGAAATGCGAAACGCTATGAAGAAGCGACACGGAACATTGAGGAATTAAAGTTAAAAGAAAGAATACACGTGTTCTTTGGTGATGCCATGGAATCGGCTAAAACGGTCCAAACGATGGCGCCCTATGATGTGATCTTTATTGATGCTGCAAAAGGGCAGTACAAACGTTTTTTTGAGCTGTTTGAACCGATGCTTGCTCATGACGGAATGATTATTACAGACAACGTATTATTCAAAGGCTTAGTGGCAACGAACTATGAAGAAGAAATAGAAGATAAACGAAAAAAACAATTAATTGGAAAAATTGATCGATACAATCAATGGCTCATGTCAAATCCTGAATTCCAAACGTGCATCATTCCAGTTGGAGACGGGATCGCCATTAGTACAAAAAGAGGTGACCAATCATGA
- the mltG gene encoding endolytic transglycosylase MltG yields the protein MFSEQKKRPFFKRKMGIVLLSVLAVIIIAALSGFLYVKSALGPVDQKSKQTINIHIPNGTSVREIAGILKENGLISNDKVFTYYAKYKNASGFKAGYFHLKQTMDADTLIQKLTSGGTDYAFQLVIPEGRQLSDIAAIIANQTNFSAKEVEAKLDDPAFIQTLMKKYPKTVTSQVNSKQVKHPLEGYLFPATYPFYREDESLETIIETMIKQTDQYVKAYEKDMKKRNMSIHDVLTMASLIEMEATEKTDRAKISSVFYNRLKKDMPLQTDPTVLYALGKHKSRVYYKDLKVKSPYNTYNNKGMPPGPIANAGESSWKAALHPEKTDYVYFLAKKNGEVVFTKTLNEHNKAKAKYITGSN from the coding sequence ATGTTTTCAGAACAAAAGAAACGACCATTCTTCAAAAGAAAAATGGGGATCGTCCTGTTATCTGTCCTTGCTGTGATCATCATTGCAGCATTATCAGGCTTTTTATATGTAAAATCAGCACTTGGACCGGTCGATCAAAAAAGCAAACAAACGATTAATATTCATATTCCTAATGGGACATCTGTCCGCGAGATTGCGGGCATTCTAAAAGAAAATGGGCTCATTTCGAATGACAAGGTTTTCACTTATTATGCAAAATACAAAAATGCGTCAGGCTTTAAAGCAGGATATTTTCATTTGAAACAAACGATGGACGCAGACACGCTGATTCAAAAGCTGACATCTGGAGGGACAGACTACGCCTTTCAGCTTGTGATTCCAGAGGGAAGACAGCTGTCTGATATTGCGGCCATTATTGCAAACCAGACGAATTTTTCAGCGAAGGAAGTTGAAGCGAAGCTGGATGATCCTGCTTTTATTCAAACGTTAATGAAAAAATATCCGAAAACGGTGACATCACAGGTTAATAGCAAACAGGTGAAACATCCTTTAGAAGGTTATTTATTCCCTGCGACATACCCATTTTATCGCGAGGATGAATCACTAGAAACGATCATTGAAACGATGATTAAACAAACAGATCAATACGTGAAAGCGTATGAAAAAGACATGAAAAAGAGAAACATGTCCATACATGATGTGTTAACGATGGCATCACTGATTGAAATGGAAGCAACGGAAAAGACGGATCGGGCAAAAATTTCAAGTGTATTTTATAACCGGTTGAAAAAGGACATGCCGCTTCAAACTGATCCAACCGTTCTTTATGCACTAGGTAAGCATAAATCCCGCGTTTATTACAAAGACCTCAAGGTGAAATCTCCATATAATACGTATAACAACAAGGGAATGCCGCCTGGACCTATTGCAAATGCTGGTGAATCTTCATGGAAAGCGGCACTGCATCCAGAGAAAACGGATTATGTGTATTTCCTTGCGAAGAAAAATGGAGAAGTCGTCTTTACGAAAACGTTAAATGAACACAACAAAGCGAAAGCGAAATACATCACAGGCAGCAATTAA
- a CDS encoding acetyl-CoA C-acyltransferase, with amino-acid sequence MQAVIVQAKRTPFGDKNGILKHYLPEQLAAPLIQQLSQGMTPDDVILGNVVGGGGNMARLSSLEAGLSLQVPGMTIDRQCASGLEAIRTACVMVQSGGGSMYIAGGTESISRSPMKERARFSPEWIGDPSMGEAAELTASRFSVTRKEQDDYALLSWERSIDAMKRGTYSEEIVSIDGLSIDEAYAKIRPMAKLIQRAKPVFSPGKGTVTAANSCKEADGAAAVVVMERALAEANGFQPVLRYVGSAVTAMHPHFPAAAPIDAIKKLLDQEKIKVEDVALFEINEAFALKIALIARKFSIPYDRLNRRGGALCLGHPYSASGAAMMVRLFYEARALPNGSYVMAAIGSGGGIGLAVLCQVLS; translated from the coding sequence ATGCAAGCAGTGATTGTACAAGCAAAACGAACACCCTTTGGTGATAAAAACGGGATACTGAAACATTATCTCCCAGAGCAATTGGCTGCGCCCCTTATTCAGCAATTGTCGCAGGGGATGACACCTGATGACGTCATATTAGGGAATGTCGTTGGGGGCGGAGGTAATATGGCTCGTCTGTCCTCATTAGAAGCAGGGCTTTCTTTACAAGTGCCCGGTATGACGATTGATAGGCAGTGTGCCTCTGGCCTTGAAGCGATCCGAACTGCTTGCGTGATGGTTCAATCAGGAGGGGGATCGATGTATATCGCTGGCGGGACTGAGAGCATTTCCAGATCACCAATGAAAGAAAGAGCCCGTTTTTCACCTGAGTGGATTGGAGATCCATCTATGGGAGAAGCAGCGGAGCTGACCGCGTCGAGATTTTCAGTCACAAGAAAGGAACAAGATGACTATGCCCTTTTAAGCTGGGAAAGAAGTATAGATGCCATGAAACGTGGGACATATTCAGAAGAAATCGTTTCCATTGACGGACTGAGCATAGATGAAGCGTACGCTAAAATAAGACCGATGGCGAAGCTGATCCAGCGGGCAAAGCCTGTCTTTTCACCGGGAAAAGGAACAGTGACTGCCGCCAATAGCTGCAAAGAAGCAGACGGGGCAGCAGCGGTCGTTGTGATGGAAAGAGCGTTAGCGGAGGCGAATGGTTTTCAGCCGGTGCTACGATATGTCGGAAGTGCTGTGACGGCGATGCATCCTCATTTTCCTGCTGCTGCACCGATTGATGCCATCAAGAAACTTCTAGATCAAGAGAAAATTAAGGTAGAGGATGTTGCGCTGTTTGAAATCAATGAAGCCTTTGCTCTGAAAATAGCGCTGATTGCCCGCAAGTTTAGCATTCCTTATGACCGATTGAATAGAAGAGGCGGTGCACTTTGTCTTGGGCATCCATATAGCGCATCAGGAGCTGCTATGATGGTGAGACTATTTTATGAAGCACGTGCTTTACCGAATGGAAGCTATGTCATGGCTGCTATTGGAAGCGGTGGCGGCATTGGTTTAGCTGTATTATGTCAAGTTCTGTCATGA
- a CDS encoding acyl-CoA synthetase: MNPDHIAIIDGQEKITYQDWYERVQTSAQWLQQAPHEQKRVAFLLSNGASFLQIFAGAASAGWTAIPLDPRWSHEEYVAKLLLSKSDLVIVEDRYMKRFEKHSVDIPVLSLSEWEESLSLMTHSPCIKSGSEENPVFYMGFTSGSTGSPKAFIRRHQSWIESFRTTADAFGITHQDHVLIIGTLLSSHFLYGAISTLYFGGTMTLLEKFAPVKAKKALETEDITVMYTVPTMTESLLEIDAFGRRNPLLVLSSGADWNISSKKQLVTHYPHVTFFDFYGTSELSFVSYLSSNDFLQKPSSVGRPFSSIQVEVRRADQSICQPNETGRIYVKSPMSFSGYLHDVKAPEEWLTVYDMGWMDEDGYLYMSGRENGLIVYGGLNIFPEEVERVLNEQPEVKRSIVIGLPDPYWGEIPVAIIEQGKQTKTIRQAVKEKLAAYKVPKKWFVVDQMIETSGGKIARASMKKWAEEQLSCKQ, encoded by the coding sequence ATGAACCCAGATCATATCGCTATCATTGATGGACAAGAAAAAATCACTTATCAAGATTGGTATGAGCGTGTCCAGACATCGGCGCAATGGTTACAACAAGCGCCTCACGAACAAAAAAGAGTCGCTTTTTTATTATCAAATGGTGCTTCTTTTTTGCAAATATTTGCAGGCGCTGCTTCTGCAGGGTGGACAGCTATTCCCCTTGATCCGAGATGGAGCCATGAGGAATATGTAGCAAAGCTTTTGTTAAGTAAATCAGACCTCGTCATAGTAGAGGATCGATATATGAAAAGATTTGAAAAGCACAGCGTAGACATACCGGTTCTTTCCTTATCTGAATGGGAGGAAAGCTTGAGCCTGATGACACATAGCCCTTGTATCAAAAGTGGCAGCGAGGAGAACCCTGTCTTTTATATGGGATTTACATCCGGTTCAACGGGTTCACCTAAAGCTTTTATCAGGCGCCATCAGTCATGGATCGAAAGCTTTCGAACGACAGCTGATGCGTTTGGAATCACTCATCAAGATCATGTCCTGATAATAGGCACACTCTTATCCTCGCACTTTTTATATGGTGCCATTAGTACGCTTTACTTTGGGGGTACAATGACGCTTTTAGAAAAATTTGCGCCAGTCAAAGCAAAGAAAGCATTAGAAACAGAAGACATCACTGTGATGTATACTGTCCCGACAATGACAGAATCGTTGCTAGAAATCGATGCTTTTGGAAGGAGAAACCCGCTTCTTGTCTTATCCTCCGGAGCAGATTGGAACATCTCATCAAAGAAACAACTCGTCACCCATTATCCGCATGTGACTTTTTTTGATTTTTACGGCACTTCCGAGCTAAGCTTTGTATCTTACTTGTCTTCAAATGACTTTCTGCAAAAACCTTCTTCTGTCGGAAGGCCCTTTTCGTCCATTCAAGTCGAAGTGAGGCGGGCAGATCAATCGATCTGTCAGCCAAATGAAACAGGAAGAATCTATGTGAAGAGTCCGATGTCTTTTTCAGGCTACTTACATGATGTGAAAGCACCTGAGGAATGGCTGACAGTTTATGATATGGGCTGGATGGATGAAGACGGCTATTTGTATATGAGCGGACGTGAGAATGGCTTGATCGTCTATGGAGGGCTTAATATCTTTCCAGAGGAAGTGGAGCGTGTGCTAAATGAACAGCCTGAGGTAAAACGGTCAATCGTCATTGGACTTCCTGACCCATATTGGGGTGAAATTCCAGTTGCTATTATTGAACAAGGGAAGCAGACAAAGACGATTCGGCAAGCTGTCAAGGAAAAGCTGGCTGCTTACAAGGTACCAAAAAAATGGTTTGTCGTTGATCAAATGATTGAAACCTCTGGCGGGAAAATAGCCCGTGCCAGCATGAAAAAGTGGGCGGAGGAACAATTGTCATGCAAGCAGTGA
- a CDS encoding biotin transporter BioY, protein MKLQDMMQMALMTAVMGMLGFIPPILLTFTPVPITLQTAGLLLAGGLLKPKQALISLILFLLIVAAGAPLLSGGRGGIGVFFGPSGGFLLAYPVAALMISLWLNRLKKVTALRLFMIFAICSIGILYLCGIPFQAMMMDIKVTQAALLSLIYIPGDLIKAGICSILTVKIIEAMSYQKRDIHKGRRAV, encoded by the coding sequence TTGAAACTTCAAGATATGATGCAAATGGCGTTAATGACAGCGGTTATGGGGATGTTAGGATTTATCCCGCCTATTTTACTTACGTTTACACCTGTACCCATCACATTGCAAACGGCAGGTCTTTTGCTAGCCGGGGGGCTATTAAAGCCGAAACAGGCGCTGATCAGTTTGATTCTGTTTCTTTTAATCGTGGCAGCAGGTGCACCTCTTTTGTCAGGTGGTAGAGGCGGAATAGGGGTCTTTTTTGGACCAAGCGGTGGTTTTTTACTTGCTTATCCAGTGGCTGCTCTGATGATTAGTTTGTGGCTGAATCGCCTGAAAAAAGTGACCGCTCTGCGTCTTTTTATGATCTTTGCGATATGCAGTATCGGGATTTTGTATCTATGTGGTATTCCTTTTCAAGCGATGATGATGGATATCAAGGTCACTCAAGCAGCTCTCCTTAGTTTGATTTATATTCCAGGTGATCTGATCAAAGCGGGCATATGTTCGATTCTCACAGTGAAAATCATTGAGGCCATGTCATATCAAAAAAGGGACATACATAAAGGGAGGCGCGCGGTTTGA
- a CDS encoding DUF1292 domain-containing protein codes for MEHGEKQITIVDDNGNEQLCEVLFTFESDHFNKSYVLYYPISEQDNEEIEIHASSFTPNEDGEDGELEPIETDEEWDMIEETLNTFLDQEDEE; via the coding sequence ATGGAACACGGAGAAAAGCAAATTACAATCGTTGATGATAATGGAAATGAACAGCTTTGCGAAGTACTATTTACTTTTGAAAGCGACCATTTTAACAAATCATATGTTCTTTACTACCCAATTTCTGAACAAGATAACGAAGAAATTGAAATTCATGCATCAAGCTTCACGCCGAATGAAGACGGTGAAGATGGCGAGCTAGAGCCTATTGAAACGGATGAAGAGTGGGACATGATTGAAGAAACGTTAAATACGTTCTTAGATCAAGAAGACGAAGAATAG
- the ruvX gene encoding Holliday junction resolvase RuvX gives MRILGLDLGTKTLGVAISDEMGWTAQGIETIKIDEAGGDFGLSRLSEIIAQYGADKIVLGFPKNMNGTVGPRGEASQSFAKVLENTYNVPVVLWDERLSTMAAEKMLISADVSRQKRKKVIDKMAAVMILQGYLDSLN, from the coding sequence ATGAGAATTTTAGGCTTAGATTTAGGCACGAAAACCCTTGGTGTTGCGATCAGTGATGAAATGGGCTGGACAGCGCAGGGGATTGAAACAATTAAAATTGATGAAGCAGGCGGAGACTTCGGTCTCAGCCGCCTGTCTGAGATTATCGCACAATACGGAGCGGATAAAATCGTACTTGGCTTTCCAAAAAATATGAACGGTACGGTCGGTCCTAGAGGCGAAGCCAGCCAATCATTTGCGAAAGTATTAGAAAACACGTACAATGTTCCTGTTGTGCTTTGGGACGAGCGTCTGTCAACAATGGCAGCGGAAAAAATGCTCATCTCTGCAGATGTGAGCAGACAAAAGCGTAAAAAAGTCATTGATAAAATGGCGGCTGTTATGATCCTGCAAGGGTACTTAGACAGCTTAAATTAA
- a CDS encoding IreB family regulatory phosphoprotein produces MSSFDKTMKFNFSDDSAETNVNEVLITVHDALQEKGYNPINQIVGYLLSGDPAYIPRHQDARNLIRKLERDELIEELVKSYLETHKEA; encoded by the coding sequence GTGAGTTCATTTGATAAGACAATGAAGTTTAACTTCTCTGATGATTCAGCTGAAACCAATGTGAATGAAGTGCTCATTACAGTACATGATGCACTCCAAGAAAAAGGATACAACCCGATCAATCAAATTGTCGGATACTTGCTGTCAGGCGACCCTGCTTATATTCCAAGACATCAGGATGCACGCAACCTAATTCGTAAACTAGAACGAGACGAATTAATTGAGGAATTGGTTAAATCGTACTTAGAGACACATAAAGAGGCGTAA
- the alaS gene encoding alanine--tRNA ligase: MKTLTSAQVRQMFLDFFKEKGHAVEPSASLVPHDDPTLLWINSGVATLKKYFDGRVVPDNPRICNAQKSIRTNDIENVGKTARHHTFFEMLGNFSIGDYFKEEAIEWAWEFLTSDEWIGFDPNLLSVTVHPEDEEAYVLWRDKIGVPEERIIRLEGNFWDIGEGPSGPNTEIFYDRGESYGADMNDPELYPGGENERYLEVWNLVFSEFNHNPDGSYTPLPKKNIDTGMGLERMVSVIQNVPTNFDTDLFMPIIRAVETISGESYGLAKEKDTAFKVIADHIRTVAFAVSDGALPSNEGRGYVLRRLLRRAVRYAKTIHIHRPFMYDLVPVVAEIMKDFYPDVQAKEEFIAKVIKNEEERFHETLNEGLAILSEVIKKERDKGSSQISGEDIFKLYDTYGFPVELTEEYAEDENMTVDREGFQTEMEKQRERARNARQDVGSMQVQGGALGDIKVESTFVGYENLTADAHIVELLQNGEIVTEAHEGETVQILLDETPFYAESGGQVADKGTLKSAEVIIDIKDVKKAPNGQHVHEGVVVSGTAKKGLEVTAEVASALRKGIVKNHTATHLLHQALKDVLGSHVNQAGSLVNENRLRFDFSHFGQVTKEELSQIEKIVNEKIWEGISVAIDLKPIAEAKEMGAMALFGEKYGDIVRVVQVGDYSIELCGGCHVQNTAEIGLFKIASESGIGAGTRRIEAVTGKGAYEELNDQLAILEQAASELKSNTKDVPKRIASLQADLKEVQRENESLLAKLSQAEAGSILEKVIDIGGVKVLTEKVNAKDMNHLRTMVDDLKAKLGSAVIVLGAVQNGKVNISAGVTKDVIEKGLHAGKLVKQAAEICGGGGGGRPDMAQAGGKQPEKLEEALATVEESVKSVL, translated from the coding sequence ATGAAAACTTTAACTTCTGCTCAAGTGCGTCAAATGTTTTTAGACTTTTTTAAAGAAAAAGGACATGCTGTAGAACCGAGTGCGTCACTCGTACCGCATGATGATCCGACACTTTTATGGATTAACAGTGGTGTGGCTACATTAAAGAAATATTTTGATGGCCGCGTCGTGCCTGATAACCCGCGTATTTGCAACGCACAAAAATCGATTCGTACGAATGATATTGAAAATGTAGGGAAAACAGCACGCCATCATACGTTCTTTGAAATGCTTGGCAACTTCTCTATTGGTGATTATTTTAAAGAAGAAGCGATCGAATGGGCATGGGAATTCCTCACAAGTGACGAGTGGATTGGCTTTGACCCGAATTTGTTATCTGTCACTGTCCATCCAGAGGACGAAGAAGCGTATGTTCTATGGAGAGATAAAATCGGTGTGCCTGAAGAACGTATTATTCGTCTTGAAGGCAACTTCTGGGATATTGGGGAGGGCCCAAGTGGACCAAATACGGAAATTTTCTATGACCGTGGTGAATCATACGGTGCCGACATGAACGATCCAGAATTATATCCTGGCGGGGAAAATGAGCGCTATCTAGAAGTGTGGAATCTTGTGTTCTCTGAATTCAACCATAATCCAGATGGGTCATACACACCGCTGCCGAAGAAAAACATTGATACAGGGATGGGACTTGAACGAATGGTATCTGTCATTCAAAATGTGCCAACGAACTTTGATACAGATCTATTCATGCCGATTATTCGTGCAGTCGAAACCATCTCTGGAGAAAGCTATGGTTTGGCGAAGGAAAAGGACACAGCATTTAAAGTAATTGCTGACCATATCCGTACTGTTGCCTTCGCTGTAAGTGACGGAGCGCTTCCTTCTAATGAAGGCCGTGGATATGTGTTAAGACGTTTGCTTCGCCGTGCGGTGCGTTATGCAAAAACCATTCACATCCACCGTCCGTTTATGTATGACTTAGTACCAGTTGTCGCGGAAATCATGAAAGATTTCTACCCAGATGTACAAGCAAAAGAAGAATTTATTGCAAAAGTCATCAAAAATGAAGAAGAACGTTTCCATGAAACACTGAACGAAGGCTTAGCAATTTTGTCAGAAGTCATCAAAAAAGAAAGAGACAAAGGCAGCTCACAGATTTCAGGTGAAGATATCTTTAAACTTTATGACACATATGGATTCCCTGTCGAGCTCACAGAAGAATACGCAGAAGATGAGAACATGACAGTGGACCGAGAAGGTTTCCAAACAGAGATGGAGAAGCAGCGTGAGCGTGCAAGAAATGCAAGACAAGATGTCGGCAGCATGCAAGTTCAAGGCGGCGCTCTAGGTGATATTAAAGTAGAGAGCACTTTTGTTGGCTACGAAAATCTAACGGCGGATGCTCATATTGTCGAATTGCTTCAAAATGGTGAGATTGTCACAGAAGCACATGAAGGAGAAACGGTGCAAATCTTATTAGATGAAACTCCTTTCTATGCGGAAAGCGGCGGACAAGTAGCTGATAAAGGGACATTAAAAAGCGCAGAAGTCATCATTGACATCAAGGATGTGAAAAAGGCGCCAAATGGTCAGCATGTTCATGAGGGTGTCGTTGTAAGCGGTACGGCCAAAAAAGGTCTTGAAGTCACTGCAGAAGTGGCATCAGCTCTTCGAAAAGGCATTGTGAAAAACCATACAGCGACACACCTTTTACATCAAGCGCTAAAAGATGTATTGGGTAGCCACGTGAACCAAGCAGGATCATTGGTGAATGAAAACAGACTTCGCTTTGACTTCTCTCACTTTGGACAAGTGACAAAAGAAGAATTATCACAGATTGAAAAAATCGTGAACGAAAAGATCTGGGAAGGCATTTCTGTTGCCATTGATCTGAAGCCAATTGCTGAAGCAAAAGAGATGGGCGCAATGGCACTATTTGGCGAGAAGTATGGAGATATTGTCCGCGTGGTTCAAGTGGGCGATTACAGCATCGAGCTATGCGGCGGCTGTCACGTGCAAAATACTGCGGAAATCGGCTTGTTTAAAATTGCATCGGAATCGGGTATTGGTGCTGGAACACGCCGGATTGAGGCTGTGACTGGTAAAGGTGCATACGAAGAATTAAATGACCAGCTGGCGATTTTAGAGCAGGCAGCGAGTGAGCTGAAGTCAAATACGAAAGACGTGCCAAAACGTATCGCGTCATTACAGGCGGATTTAAAAGAGGTTCAAAGAGAAAACGAATCTCTTCTGGCGAAATTAAGCCAGGCAGAAGCAGGCTCAATTTTAGAGAAAGTCATAGACATTGGCGGAGTGAAAGTGTTAACTGAAAAAGTAAACGCGAAAGACATGAACCATTTAAGAACAATGGTTGATGACTTAAAAGCCAAATTAGGCTCAGCTGTTATCGTACTCGGAGCCGTTCAAAACGGAAAAGTAAACATTTCAGCAGGAGTGACCAAAGACGTCATCGAAAAAGGTCTGCATGCAGGAAAACTTGTAAAACAAGCAGCTGAAATCTGCGGCGGAGGCGGAGGCGGACGCCCAGACATGGCACAAGCAGGCGGAAAACAACCGGAAAAGCTAGAAGAAGCACTAGCAACTGTCGAAGAATCTGTCAAATCCGTTTTATAA